The Methanothermobacter sp. genome includes a window with the following:
- a CDS encoding respiratory chain complex I subunit 1 family protein yields the protein MNLMGNIIVNITIAFLVGSLLLGFQRKVMARIQRRPGPPVIQHLLHTLKFYIKESSFPRTAAMPFYVAIAATLCGIWVSAVIVGPVLEGSLLLFFGIYALHKIVEHNAGSSSGSPYGKLSCVRAVFSAAAELPLFAVLAIIYLETRTMIISDIIGYQSIHGPLILKLPLAAMMFFVLILSKAPYSPFSITKGKDIISGYETEHFGVLRGYLMISESIAWYMLLWIFLTVFVGGLSLPLYILGMVIITAVTAFINATTPMLNPNHSVAIQVILAFLGIAGSIILMLVM from the coding sequence ATGAATCTGATGGGAAACATCATAGTTAACATTACAATAGCATTTCTGGTGGGGAGCCTGCTTCTGGGGTTCCAGAGGAAGGTGATGGCGAGGATACAGAGGAGGCCAGGCCCCCCTGTTATACAGCACCTCCTCCACACCCTCAAGTTCTACATAAAGGAGTCATCGTTCCCCCGGACGGCTGCCATGCCATTCTATGTGGCGATAGCGGCGACACTCTGCGGTATATGGGTGAGCGCGGTTATCGTGGGACCCGTGCTTGAGGGGTCACTCCTGCTTTTCTTCGGGATATACGCCCTCCACAAGATCGTTGAGCACAATGCAGGATCATCATCTGGTTCACCCTACGGTAAGCTCAGCTGTGTCCGTGCAGTGTTCTCTGCTGCAGCCGAGCTGCCACTCTTCGCGGTGCTCGCCATCATATACCTGGAGACCAGGACGATGATAATATCGGACATCATAGGCTACCAGAGCATCCACGGGCCACTCATACTCAAGCTCCCACTGGCGGCCATGATGTTCTTTGTCCTCATACTCTCAAAGGCACCCTACTCACCATTCTCCATAACCAAGGGTAAGGACATAATATCAGGTTATGAGACAGAGCACTTCGGGGTCCTCAGGGGCTACCTGATGATCTCGGAGTCCATAGCATGGTACATGCTCCTCTGGATATTCCTCACGGTATTCGTGGGGGGACTCAGCCTGCCGCTCTACATCCTGGGAATGGTGATAATCACGGCGGTGACGGCATTCATAAACGCAACAACGCCCATGCTGAACCCAAACCACTCTGTGGCCATACAGGTCATCCTGGCATTTTTAGGTATAGCAGGGTCCATCATTCTTATGCTTGTAATGTGA
- a CDS encoding DUF788 domain-containing protein has translation MNKLKAGSLTALILSGAGIIYALLFNPPAWVVYGVAIFLIPVFILSVGILSMARPEKDEADERVNEPFIGY, from the coding sequence ATGAATAAACTTAAAGCAGGAAGCCTTACTGCACTCATACTCTCAGGAGCCGGGATAATATATGCCCTCCTGTTCAACCCACCGGCGTGGGTGGTTTATGGTGTGGCCATATTCCTCATCCCTGTCTTCATACTCTCGGTGGGGATACTCTCCATGGCCAGACCAGAGAAGGATGAGGCTGATGAGAGGGTTAACGAACCATTCATAGGGTACTGA
- a CDS encoding proton-conducting transporter membrane subunit, with translation MDIASLGGELLGQIPFGDIVLYLTPFNLFMFASVLIFTFLIAISRTETQVETEFGTLGNRRVEVDTAEFRIRRFLAIVCGLATAGAMVTGDLFNFTLFVALIGIVNIGIVSAVRQVDVLDAAFQYGLIAMMASLPLFGGAAMVLGSSGTLSLLELSKLGGNPMISFASILLLMGVIGETGVAPFYATKAEMFRTPGSPFILIIHLSSLLVIVRAIEVLLIVAL, from the coding sequence ATGGATATAGCATCCCTTGGCGGTGAGCTGCTGGGTCAGATACCCTTCGGGGACATAGTGCTCTACCTCACACCATTCAACCTCTTCATGTTTGCATCTGTCCTTATATTCACATTCCTCATAGCCATAAGCCGGACAGAGACCCAGGTTGAGACAGAGTTCGGGACACTGGGTAACCGGAGGGTTGAGGTTGACACCGCCGAGTTCAGGATCAGGAGGTTCCTTGCAATCGTCTGCGGACTTGCAACCGCAGGTGCGATGGTTACAGGTGACCTCTTCAACTTCACACTCTTCGTGGCACTCATAGGGATAGTGAACATCGGGATAGTCTCAGCTGTGAGACAGGTGGATGTGCTTGACGCGGCATTCCAGTATGGACTCATAGCCATGATGGCCTCACTCCCCCTCTTTGGGGGTGCGGCCATGGTGCTTGGTTCATCAGGTACACTGAGCCTACTTGAACTCTCAAAACTCGGGGGAAACCCCATGATAAGCTTCGCGAGCATCCTCCTTCTCATGGGGGTTATCGGTGAGACCGGTGTTGCACCCTTCTATGCAACCAAGGCTGAGATGTTCAGAACACCGGGTTCGCCATTCATACTCATAATACACCTCAGCTCCCTCCTTGTGATTGTAAGGGCAATTGAGGTTTTACTGATAGTTGCACTCTGA